Proteins from a genomic interval of Kitasatospora herbaricolor:
- a CDS encoding aspartate/glutamate racemase family protein — MKTIGLLGGMSWESTAEYYRLLNVLTRERLGGLHSAKCVLHSVDFAEIEALQSAGQWERAGEVLAEAARSLEAAGADLLLICTNTMHKVAGQVAAAVSVPLLHLADTTAAAVLAAGLGKVGLLGTAFTMEQEFYRDRLASHGLDVLVPGATGRAEVHRVIYQELCLGIVREESRDAYRAVIADLVAAGAEGIVLGCTEIELLIGPEHSPVPVFATTSLHARAAVDAALAD; from the coding sequence ATGAAGACCATCGGGCTGCTGGGCGGGATGAGCTGGGAATCGACCGCGGAGTACTACCGTCTGCTGAACGTGTTGACGCGGGAGCGCCTTGGCGGCCTGCACTCGGCCAAGTGCGTGCTCCACTCCGTGGACTTCGCCGAGATCGAGGCGCTGCAGAGCGCCGGACAGTGGGAGCGGGCCGGTGAGGTGCTCGCCGAAGCGGCCAGGTCGTTGGAGGCGGCCGGCGCCGATCTGCTGCTGATCTGCACCAACACCATGCACAAGGTGGCCGGCCAGGTGGCCGCGGCCGTCTCCGTGCCGCTGCTGCACCTGGCGGACACCACGGCGGCCGCGGTGCTCGCCGCCGGCCTCGGCAAGGTCGGGCTGCTGGGCACCGCCTTCACGATGGAGCAGGAGTTCTACCGGGACCGGCTCGCGAGCCACGGCCTGGACGTGCTCGTCCCCGGTGCCACCGGCCGCGCCGAGGTGCACCGGGTCATCTACCAGGAGCTGTGCCTGGGGATCGTCCGCGAGGAGTCCCGGGACGCCTACCGGGCCGTGATCGCGGACCTGGTCGCCGCGGGTGCCGAGGGCATCGTGCTGGGCTGCACCGAGATCGAGCTGCTGATCGGCCCCGAGCACAGCCCCGTCCCGGTGTTCGCCACCACCAGCCTGCACGCCCGCGCCGCCGTGGACGCCGCGCTGGCGGACTGA
- a CDS encoding sensor histidine kinase has product MSAVRRLPAALRAARPPAAVVDGAAASAFLAAMATERLGAAGDIRVGPVPALALSVLLAGALALRRRAPLAAYLAGTAALSAEALFVLPSPLSPYANLVGLYSLGLYATRGRALLGPVVVLPGMAAYFAGLAHTYPAVPAGVLFVWLLAWAVGFATARRQEERERARLLLRRRVVVDERARIARELHDLVGHTLNVMLVQAGAARRVLARDPEQTRELLAGLEHTGREALDELDRVLGLLRRQGPPPELGSGPGPGVLPAPAPAPGPGPQPGLADLPRLIGRTGQAGLRVTARLDPAAGDLPRTVDRSAYRIVQEALTNTVKHGRAGTGTGPVEVTVTVAVRTEARVLDLLVRDNGCGVPGGYVPGRGLLGIAERVAMFGGSLEHGGGDGGGFRLRVTLPLG; this is encoded by the coding sequence ATGAGCGCCGTCCGGCGCCTGCCGGCCGCGCTTCGGGCGGCCCGGCCACCCGCCGCCGTCGTGGACGGCGCGGCAGCCTCGGCCTTCCTGGCCGCGATGGCCACCGAACGCCTGGGCGCGGCAGGGGACATCCGTGTCGGGCCGGTACCCGCGCTCGCCCTCAGCGTGCTGCTCGCCGGCGCGCTCGCCCTGCGCCGCAGGGCGCCGCTGGCCGCCTACCTGGCCGGCACCGCGGCGCTGTCGGCGGAGGCCCTGTTCGTCCTGCCCAGCCCGCTCTCGCCGTACGCCAACCTGGTCGGGCTGTACTCGCTCGGCCTGTACGCGACCCGGGGCCGGGCCCTGCTGGGGCCGGTGGTGGTCCTGCCCGGCATGGCCGCGTACTTCGCCGGCCTGGCCCACACCTACCCGGCGGTGCCCGCCGGGGTCCTCTTCGTCTGGCTGCTGGCCTGGGCGGTCGGCTTCGCCACCGCCCGGCGCCAGGAGGAGCGGGAGCGGGCCCGCCTGCTGCTCCGCCGCCGGGTGGTGGTCGACGAACGGGCCAGGATCGCCAGGGAGTTGCACGACCTGGTGGGTCACACGCTGAACGTGATGCTGGTCCAGGCCGGTGCCGCCCGCCGCGTCCTGGCCCGGGACCCGGAGCAGACCCGGGAGCTGCTGGCGGGCCTGGAGCACACCGGCCGGGAGGCGCTCGACGAGCTCGACCGGGTGCTCGGCCTGCTCCGCCGTCAGGGCCCGCCGCCCGAGCTCGGGTCCGGCCCCGGCCCGGGCGTCCTGCCCGCCCCGGCCCCCGCGCCCGGGCCGGGGCCGCAGCCCGGTCTCGCCGACCTGCCCCGGCTGATCGGGCGGACGGGGCAGGCCGGACTGCGGGTCACCGCGCGGCTCGATCCCGCCGCCGGCGACCTGCCCCGCACCGTGGACCGCTCCGCGTACCGGATCGTCCAGGAGGCCCTCACCAACACCGTCAAGCACGGCCGGGCCGGCACCGGCACCGGCCCTGTCGAGGTGACCGTGACCGTCGCCGTACGCACCGAGGCCCGGGTGCTCGACCTCCTGGTCCGCGACAACGGGTGCGGCGTGCCCGGCGGCTACGTCCCCGGCCGGGGGCTGCTGGGCATCGCCGAACGGGTCGCGATGTTCGGCGGCAGCCTGGAGCACGGGGGAGGTGACGGGGGCGGGTTCCGGCTGCGGGTGACGCTTCCGCTCGGATGA
- a CDS encoding histidine phosphatase family protein: MTGTATRYLYLARHGEAESEDGPLTANGRRQAVLLGRRLRDRPVTLLHHGPLPRAAQTATLIAQQLDGVVPQVSDAAGDYVPHLPERAELPADSADFLLRFLDGVTPEERGTGRRLAGQALDLFTGPVAGDEDRHQLVVTHGFLVGWLVRHALDAPAWRWLGVHPANAALTVIRYPPGRPPSVLVHNDTRHLPDELRWTGFPPELRL; the protein is encoded by the coding sequence ATGACGGGGACGGCAACCCGGTACCTCTACCTCGCCCGGCACGGTGAGGCGGAGTCGGAGGACGGGCCCTTGACGGCGAACGGCCGCCGACAGGCGGTCCTGCTCGGCCGACGTCTTCGCGACCGTCCCGTCACCCTGCTGCACCACGGCCCGCTCCCACGCGCGGCGCAGACCGCGACCCTGATCGCCCAACAGCTGGACGGCGTCGTCCCGCAGGTCTCGGACGCCGCCGGGGACTACGTTCCGCACCTGCCCGAGCGAGCCGAACTGCCGGCCGACAGTGCCGACTTCCTCCTGCGCTTCCTCGACGGGGTCACGCCCGAGGAGCGCGGGACCGGCCGGCGGCTGGCGGGTCAGGCCCTGGACCTCTTCACCGGTCCGGTGGCCGGCGACGAGGACCGGCACCAACTCGTCGTCACGCACGGCTTCCTGGTCGGCTGGCTGGTCCGGCACGCCCTGGACGCACCGGCCTGGCGCTGGCTCGGCGTCCACCCGGCCAACGCCGCCCTCACCGTCATCCGCTACCCGCCGGGCCGGCCGCCCTCCGTCCTCGTGCACAACGACACCCGGCACCTGCCGGACGAACTGCGCTGGACGGGCTTCCCGCCCGAACTACGGCTGTGA
- a CDS encoding isocitrate lyase/phosphoenolpyruvate mutase family protein, with protein MTTAAHEFTRYADIGTALADPRLVPLPAEPSAWRPTGPGDTSGGTGGEGRIAGGGATGGDDAAGAMAWLRATVARFSSGEAHARRRALVEADCARLDPAALRLARRLGKEPFLVSVDVEGGFSDDPSEVAELAGELAAAGVAGINLEDGRADGSLAPVALHAAKITAVKAAAPGLFVNARTDTHWLGGHERETTGRLDAYQQAGADGVFVPGLADPEIIADLVRHLGVPLNVLHSPTGPAFPQLADLGVARVSLGSLLYRLALGAATAAALAVRAGRPATGPDTPLPSYAEVQRLVR; from the coding sequence ATGACCACCGCAGCCCACGAGTTCACCCGGTACGCCGACATCGGGACGGCGCTCGCCGACCCGCGGCTCGTCCCGCTGCCCGCCGAGCCCTCCGCCTGGCGGCCGACCGGCCCGGGCGACACGAGCGGCGGAACGGGCGGCGAAGGGCGCATCGCAGGGGGCGGCGCAACGGGCGGCGACGACGCGGCCGGCGCGATGGCCTGGCTGCGCGCCACCGTCGCCCGGTTCAGCTCGGGCGAGGCACACGCCCGTCGGCGGGCCCTGGTCGAGGCGGACTGCGCGCGGCTGGACCCGGCGGCCCTGCGCCTGGCCCGGCGGCTCGGCAAGGAACCCTTCCTCGTCTCCGTGGACGTGGAGGGCGGCTTCAGCGACGACCCGTCGGAGGTGGCCGAGCTGGCCGGTGAGCTGGCCGCCGCCGGGGTGGCCGGCATCAACCTGGAGGACGGCCGGGCCGACGGCTCGCTGGCCCCCGTCGCGCTGCACGCGGCGAAGATCACGGCCGTGAAGGCCGCCGCCCCCGGGCTCTTCGTCAACGCCCGTACCGACACGCACTGGCTCGGCGGCCACGAGCGGGAGACGACCGGCCGGCTCGACGCCTACCAGCAGGCCGGCGCCGACGGGGTGTTCGTCCCCGGCCTCGCCGACCCCGAGATCATCGCGGACCTCGTCCGGCACCTCGGCGTCCCGCTGAACGTCCTGCACTCCCCCACCGGCCCGGCGTTCCCGCAGCTCGCCGACCTCGGGGTCGCCCGGGTCAGCCTCGGCTCCCTGCTCTACCGTCTGGCCCTCGGAGCCGCCACCGCTGCGGCCCTCGCCGTCCGGGCCGGCCGCCCGGCCACCGGCCCGGACACGCCGCTGCCGAGCTACGCCGAGGTGCAGCGCCTCGTCCGCTGA
- a CDS encoding response regulator — translation MTVRVVVADDDALLRAGVALVLGTEDGIEVVGQAADGLLAVELCRTLAPDVVLMDVRMPGIDGIEATRRIVAAGLATRVLVLTTFHHDDYVWGALRAGAGGFLLKRASPERLIDAVRTLAEGHALLDPAVTRDLVGHLVARGPAPPGAAAPDPRLDRLTTRERQVLQLAAEGHSNAEIAALLVVAESTVKTHMKRVLAKTDARDRAQAVAIAYWGGLMAGPDGEDWTGLGRA, via the coding sequence ATGACCGTCCGGGTGGTGGTCGCGGACGACGACGCCCTGCTGCGGGCCGGGGTGGCCCTGGTGCTCGGCACCGAGGACGGCATCGAGGTGGTCGGTCAGGCCGCCGACGGGCTGCTGGCGGTCGAGCTGTGCCGGACCCTCGCGCCGGACGTCGTCCTGATGGACGTCCGGATGCCGGGCATCGACGGGATCGAGGCGACCCGGCGGATCGTCGCCGCCGGACTGGCCACCCGCGTGCTGGTCCTGACGACGTTCCACCACGACGACTACGTCTGGGGCGCGTTGCGGGCCGGCGCCGGCGGCTTCCTGCTCAAGCGGGCCTCGCCGGAGCGGCTGATCGACGCCGTCCGCACCCTCGCGGAAGGCCACGCCCTGCTGGACCCGGCCGTCACCCGCGACCTGGTCGGCCACCTGGTCGCCCGCGGCCCCGCCCCGCCGGGGGCCGCCGCCCCGGACCCGCGGCTCGACCGGCTGACCACGCGCGAGCGACAGGTCCTGCAACTGGCCGCCGAGGGCCACTCGAACGCGGAGATCGCCGCTCTGCTGGTGGTCGCCGAGTCCACCGTGAAGACCCACATGAAGCGGGTCCTGGCGAAGACCGACGCCCGCGACCGCGCCCAGGCCGTCGCCATCGCCTACTGGGGCGGCCTGATGGCCGGCCCGGACGGCGAGGACTGGACGGGCCTCGGGCGGGCCTGA
- a CDS encoding SCO6745 family protein has product MPLDRALPRRAWHHLEPMHAVLYFAPEAAAEAGALGYDLDERWPSYFAWRTAPLGAASTALATAVCYSFSPAAVGRYVPQAWDVADPAKVLAARLRSVDAIYRGLFDGRLATAEFAELVGLARLAAEAAVTAGRPLAAANAALPWPDEPPLALWQALTVLREHRGDGHLAALLAAGLDPCESLVSFAAVGAAPAENFGGRGWTDEEWSAARDRLAARGWLDTEGLVTEAGRAGRNEVERLTDQLAAGPWEALGAERSERFMELMVPFFLGVIQAGLLPMQSTLGITTVPAPTW; this is encoded by the coding sequence ATGCCGCTCGACCGCGCGCTGCCGCGCCGCGCCTGGCACCACCTGGAGCCGATGCACGCGGTGCTCTACTTCGCACCGGAGGCCGCCGCCGAGGCGGGCGCGCTCGGCTACGACCTGGACGAGCGCTGGCCGAGCTACTTCGCCTGGCGGACGGCCCCGCTGGGCGCCGCGAGCACCGCGCTGGCCACCGCCGTCTGCTACAGCTTCAGCCCGGCGGCGGTGGGCAGGTACGTCCCGCAGGCCTGGGATGTGGCCGACCCGGCGAAGGTGCTGGCGGCCCGGCTGCGGTCGGTGGACGCCATCTACCGGGGCCTGTTCGACGGGCGGTTGGCGACCGCGGAGTTCGCCGAACTGGTGGGCCTGGCCCGGCTGGCGGCGGAGGCCGCGGTGACCGCCGGGCGGCCGCTCGCCGCCGCCAACGCCGCCCTGCCGTGGCCGGACGAACCCCCTCTGGCGCTCTGGCAGGCCCTCACCGTGCTGCGGGAGCACCGCGGCGACGGCCACCTGGCAGCACTGCTGGCGGCCGGACTCGACCCGTGCGAGTCCCTGGTGTCCTTCGCCGCGGTCGGCGCGGCCCCGGCCGAGAACTTCGGCGGCCGCGGCTGGACGGACGAGGAGTGGTCCGCCGCCCGGGACCGGCTCGCCGCGCGGGGCTGGCTGGACACCGAGGGTCTGGTCACCGAGGCGGGCCGGGCCGGCCGGAACGAGGTCGAGCGCCTCACCGACCAGCTGGCGGCCGGACCGTGGGAGGCCCTGGGCGCCGAGCGCTCCGAGCGCTTCATGGAGCTGATGGTGCCGTTCTTCCTGGGCGTGATCCAGGCCGGCCTGCTGCCGATGCAGAGCACCCTGGGCATCACCACCGTGCCGGCGCCGACCTGGTGA
- a CDS encoding DUF2306 domain-containing protein, whose protein sequence is MKPAMNSPAPADAPSDPRRHGPPAGGLRRAGWIAITASATAIALLSARYFTLDPDSFLPEQRATYLAELAPLMLHVGGGVVALVLGPWQFPPRLRTRRPALHRLIGRVYLAAALATAVGGLLLVPKGLFGPVAPLGFAALAVLLLVATVAAFVSIRRGAVTRHRIWMVRSYALIFTGVTFRLWISGFSAAGVPFGQAYESGAWAGWLLNLLVAEHVIARIRTGRPAAGPAAGDPAA, encoded by the coding sequence ATGAAGCCCGCCATGAACTCCCCCGCCCCTGCCGACGCCCCGTCCGACCCCCGCCGCCACGGACCGCCGGCCGGCGGTCTGCGCCGGGCCGGGTGGATCGCGATCACCGCCTCCGCGACCGCGATCGCCCTGCTCTCCGCCCGCTACTTCACGCTCGACCCGGACTCCTTCCTGCCGGAGCAGCGGGCGACCTACCTCGCCGAACTGGCCCCGCTGATGCTCCATGTCGGCGGCGGCGTGGTGGCGTTGGTCCTCGGGCCCTGGCAGTTCCCGCCGCGCCTGCGGACCCGCCGGCCGGCCCTTCACCGGCTGATCGGCCGGGTCTACCTGGCCGCCGCGCTGGCGACGGCCGTCGGAGGCCTGTTGCTGGTGCCGAAGGGATTGTTCGGCCCGGTCGCGCCGCTCGGGTTCGCCGCGCTGGCCGTGCTGCTGCTGGTCGCGACGGTGGCGGCGTTCGTCTCGATCCGGCGCGGGGCGGTGACGCGGCACCGGATCTGGATGGTCCGGTCCTACGCGCTGATCTTCACCGGGGTCACCTTCCGGCTGTGGATCTCGGGCTTCTCGGCCGCCGGGGTCCCGTTCGGCCAGGCGTACGAGAGCGGCGCCTGGGCGGGCTGGCTGCTCAACCTGCTGGTGGCCGAACACGTCATCGCCCGGATCCGGACGGGCCGGCCGGCCGCGGGGCCGGCAGCGGGCGACCCGGCCGCGTAA